One genomic region from Sander lucioperca isolate FBNREF2018 chromosome 3, SLUC_FBN_1.2, whole genome shotgun sequence encodes:
- the LOC116054764 gene encoding PEST proteolytic signal-containing nuclear protein codes for MADYENNRRGGTDDGGPQEEGDRVKTKPVSCSTVGEGTAVKRTSQHLSPEDEDESSADPPAPRKVSKIGFSMSSPMGKKSNPISIKLGASKPKEPVPSAPPKKSGMASVFDEDDSEPEEMPPEAKMRMKNIGRETPTSAGPNSFNKGKQGFSDHQKLWERKMKAQADKL; via the exons AATAACAGAAGGGGTGGCACCGACGACGGAG GGCCGCaggaggagggagacagagtgAAAACTAAGCCTGTCTCTTGTAGCACTGTGGGCGAAGGGACCGCAGTCAAACGCACATCCCAGCATCTCTCACCTGAAGATGAGGACGAGTCCTCCGCAGACCCTCCAGCACCCCGCAAAGTCTCCAAGATTGGCTTTAGCATGAGCAGTCCGATGGGGAAGAAGTCGAACCCCATTTCTATCAAACTTGGAGCATCA AAACCCAAAGAGCCAGTACCATCAGCTCCTCCAAAAAAGTCAGGGATGGCGTCTGTTTTTGACGAAGATGAT AGTGAACCTGAGGAGATGCCCCCAGAAGCAAAGATGAGGATGAAGAATATTGGCAG GGAGACACCGACATCCGCAGGACCCAATTCCTTCAACAAGGGCAAGCAGGGTTTCTCTGATCATCAAAAACTTTGGGAAAGGAAGATGAAGGCCCAAGCAGACAAATTGTAA